GGCCGCAGGTGCTCAGCCTGCCCGAGGGACGAGCGGCAGAGCTGAGCGCGCTGGCGATGCCGGGCTTGGCGCGGTTCGCGGCACATCTGGTGTACCGGGTGATGCCGGAATCCGCGCCGGAAGCCCGGAAGCGTCCGCGGCAACCCGCTGCGGCGGCGGTGGCGGGGACCCTGACGCGATTGGTTTGGCGACGGCGGGCCTGAGGCAGCCAGCACCCGTCGCCTCACCTCGCCCACGGTCCGTGAAGGGCCCCTTGAGGGACTTGGATTCCGTGAAGGGCCCCTTCACAGACCGCTGCCCAGCCGCTCTGCCCAGCCGCTGTCCGCCGCCACCTCTGGCCGTGAAGGGAACATTGAGGGACTCTGAGTCCCTCAATGTTCCCTTCACGGCCACCAACGACCTTCACGGCCACCAACGACGCTCACTCCGCCAACGCGTCCTCCGGTGACCCGGCGGCCAACGCGGCCAGCACCTGCAACGCACTCCCCAACGTCTCCTGCGCCGGCGCGGACACCGCGATCCGCACCGCGTTCGGCGCATGCCCCGGCACCACCGAGAACGCCGCCGCCGGAGACAACGCGATCCCCCGCCGGGCCGCCGCCGCGACGAACGTTTCCGCTCGCCACTGCTCCGGCAGCTCCCACCACCGGTGGTACGCGGCCGCGTCGCCGCGCACCCGGAACCCCGCCAGCCGGTCCGCGACGATCTCGGCGCGGACCGCCGCGTCCGCTCGTTTCGCGGCTTCCACCTCAGCCAGCACCCCGCCGGTGATCCAACGGCGCGCCGCTTCCGCCGAAAACCTCGACGCGGTCCACCCACCGGAGCGGATCGCGCTGGCCAGGCGCGGCAGCCAAGCCGGCGGCACCACCAGGAACCCGGCCGTCAGCCCCGGCGCGACCCGCTTCGACAGGCTGTCCACGAAAACCGTCCGCTCCGGCATCAGCGAGGCCAGCGGCTCGGTGTCCGGGCGGAGGAACGTGTAGATCCCGTCTTCGACCACCGGCAGGTCCAGCCGTCGGACGACCTCGGCCAGTTCCGCCCGGCGCGCGGGCGGCATCGTGATGCCGAGCGGGTTGTGCAAGGTCGGCTGGACGTACAGCGCCCGCACCGGAGCGGCAGCCGCCAGCGCGGCGGGGACCAGGCCGTGCGAGTCGGTCTCGATCGGGACCAGTTCGATGCCGAGCCGGGTCGCGGCGGCCTTGACCACGGGGTAGGTCAACGATTCCACCGCGAGCCGCTCGCCGGTCGGGACGAACGCGGACAGCGCGGCGGCGATGCCTTGCCGTCCGTTGCCGGCGACGAGGACCGATTCCGGGTCCGGTGCCCAGGATCCGCGCGAGAGCATCGCGACCGCCGCCTCGCGGACCTGCTTCGTGGCGGCCGCGCCGAGGGGGTGCAGAGCATCGGTGAAGACGTCCGCGCGCAGCACCGGTTCCAGCGCCCGCGCGAGTTTCGGCGACTGACTCGGCAATACGGCGAAGTTCAGTTCCAGGTCGATCCGCGCGTCGCCGGGCTCGGACAATGCCGGTTCCGGCCCCGGCCGGGCCGCGCGCACGAACGTGCCCCGGCCCACTTCGCCGACCGCGAGGCCGCGCCGGACGAGTTCGCCGTACACCCGCGCCGCCGTGGAACCGGCGATGCCGCGCTCGCGCGCGAACCGGCGTTGCGGGGGCAGCCGGTCGCCCGGACGCAGCCGCCCGGCCTCGATGTCGGCGGCGAGTTCGTCCGCGACGACGCGGTAGTCGTCCATCGCACCCTCGCTCTGCCCCGGGATCCGCCCGGACGCATCATGGCACCAGCCGGTCGCCTTGGGCTTCAGCGGCCCAGGGAACTCCCCGAACGGGCGTCACTAGGTTAGCCTTACCTACGTGGTACAGACGACGCGGCTGCACGCCGAAGACCTCACTCTGGCCTACGACGGCCGGACCGTCGCCGAGCGGCTCGGCGTGGTCATCCCGGACCAGTCGTTCACGGTGATCGTCGGCCCGAACGCCTGCGGCAAGACGACTCTGCTGCGCGCGCTCGCCCGGATGCTGAAGCCTCGCACGGGCGCGGTCTACCTGGACGGCGAGGTGATCTCCAGCTACGGCGCGAAGGAGGTCGCGCGCCGGCTCGGGCTGCTGCCGCAGAGCTCGATCGCACCGGACGGGATCACGGTGGCCGACCTCGTCGCGCGCGGCCGCTACCCGCATCAGAAACTGCTGCGCCAATGGTCCCGCGAGGACGCGACGGTCGTCGCCGGCTCGATGCGCGCGACCGGCGTCGACGACCTGGCCGAGCGACTGGTCGACGAACTGTCCGGCGGGCAGCGGCAGCGCGTCTGGATGGCGATGGCGCTGGCCCAGCAGACCGACTTGCTGCTTCTCGACGAGCCGACGACGTACCTGGACATCGCGCACCAACTCGACCTGCTCGACCTGTGCGCGACGCTGCACAGCGAGCAGGGCCGCACGCTCGTCGCGGTGCTGCACGACCTGAACCACGCGGCCAGGTACGCGACCCACCTGATCGCGATGCGCGACGGGAAGGTGCTGGCGACCGGGACGCCGGAAGAGGTGGTGACGGCGGAGAACGTGGAGCGGATCTTCGAGTTGCCCTGCCGGGTGATGGAGTGCCCGGAGAGCGGGAGCCCGATGGTGATCCCGAAGGTCAGCCGCCGAGCCGCGTGAACAGGGCTGCCGCGGTGGATTGGCCGGCGCGTCGGCGGCGCTTTCCCAGCAGCCGCCGAGGCCCGGCCGCGACCGGCCTTCGCCTGACGTGCGCACGCGCCGCCCTCACCGCTGCACCAGGAACGACCGCCATATCTCAGCGGGCAAGCCCGAGCCCGTCACCTTCGTCCCGTCACCGTCGACCAGCTTCCGGTCGTCGTCCGTGCCGATCCACACCGAGGCCGCCAGCTTCTCCGTGTAGCCGACCGCCCACGCGTCCTGGTTGTCCTGAGAGTTCCCGCGCTCGGACTCACCGGTCCGCAACGCGGCCGAGCCGCCGTCCGGCAGCGTCGTGCGCAGCGCCTCGGTGACGTCCCGTGCCACCTCGGGCGCGACGGTCGCGGTCGGCTCTTTCTCGTACTGCCACACGACTTTCCCGGACTGGTCCAGCACCTTGTCGACCAGATGCGCCGGCGCGTGCCGCCCGTCCGCGGCGAAGGTCGCATACGCGCTGGCGACATCGAGCGGCCGCAGCGGATACCGGCCGACCACGATGCCGGAGCCGATGGTGACGCCGTCCTTTTCCCGCATTGTCGGCGTGCTGTCGACCTCGTCCGGGATCCCGGCCGAACGGGCGGCAGCGCTCACCGCGTCGACGCCGACCTTCCTCGCCAGCGAAATGAACGGAGTGGTCGCTCCCGAAGCCAGCGCGCTGCGGACGGTGCACGGCTGCGGGCACTTCGCCGGGTACTCGAACTTCTCGCCCAGATACTCGATCCGCGCCGGTTCATCGAGCCGGTCGGTCAGCCGCATCCCGGACGCCAGCCCGGCCGCGGCGGTGAACGGGTGGAACGCGGAGCCGAGCGGGTGCCCGGTCCCGGCGTAGTCGCGGACGCCGTTGTTGCCGCCGTCGTAGGCCCGCACCGCCCCGCTCGCCGGGTCAATCGCCACCAGCGCGCCGCGAAACTCGGCCGGTGCGGCTTTGAGCCGGTCGTCCAGCGACGCGTGCGCGGCGGCCTGCAACTTCGGGTCCAAAGTGGTCTGAACGGTCAGGTTCCCTTGCTGCAACCGGGAAAGCGGGAACCCGGCCTCCTCCAGCTCGGCGAGCGCCTGCTGCTTGAGGTGATACTGGTCGTAGTTCACGCTGACCCGGGTCTCGGCGGGCGGCTTGATCTCCGCGCCCGGGTACGCCATGCCGTCGGCGTTCTTGAGATAGCCGCGCTCCACCAGCTTGTCGCGTACGTACCGCCAGCGCTTCGCGGCGTGCTCGTCGCCGGACACCGCGGGGTCGTGCACCGACGGCGACTGGATCATCCCGGCGAGGAACGCTGCCTCGCTCCAGGTGATGCTGTCGTCGAGCGGGCGGCCGAAGAACGCGTTCATCGCCGCGGCCGGGCCGAAGGTGTTGCGGCCGAAGGAGATGATGTTGACGTAGCTTTCGAAGATCTGCTCTTTGCTCTGCTGCTGGGTGATCTTCGTGGCGAGCACGAGCTCCTGCATTTTGCGCGACAGCGTCGAGTCCTCGTCGCCGGTCGACTTCTTGATGTACTGCTGGGTGATGCCGGACCCGCCGCCGACGCCGGTCAGGAACGCCCGGCCGATCCCGGTCGGGTCGAAGCCGGCGTTGTCCCAGAAGGTCGGGTCCTCGGTGGCGACGATCGCGTCCCGCAGCTTCGCCGGCACCTGGTCGAACGGCACGAACCGGCGGTCGCCGCCCGCGGGCACGATGCGCAGCAGGTCGCTGCCGTCCGCGTACTTCAGCACGACGGTCTTGTCCAGCGAGGCGAGCACGTCCTGCGGGCTGCGCACGTCCAGCAGCAGATAGGCGATCCAGAACGCGATCAGCGGCACGCCGACGGCCAGGCCGGTCGCGCAGTACGCGATCCGGCGAATCCGCCGCCACTTGCCCGGCCGGACGACAGCGGTTTGGTCACTCTCCGAGTCTGACTCCACTTATGGTGGACGGGTGAACGGGCGACAAGGTTCTGCCGATCCGGTGAATTGATCACGAGAGGAAGGCGCGCAGCAGTGACGCGGTTCCTTCGATGTGCTCGGCCATCGCGTGCCGCGCGGCCGCCGGGTCGCCGGCCAGGATCGCGTCCACGATCGCCGCGTGCTGGGCGTTCGAGTGCTCCAGGTTGGGCTCCAGCAGCGGGATCCGGTCGAGCAGCTGGTTGATCCGGGTCCGCGCGTCGGCGAGCGCGCCGGTCAGCGACGCGGACCCGGTGACCTCGGCGATCGCCAGGTGCAGCCGGGAGTCCTTGCGCCGGTAGTCGGCGAGGTCGGCGGTCGCGGCTTCGGCCAGGGTGCTGGTGAGGTGCTGGCGATCGGCCGGGCTGAGCGTGCGCGCGGCGGCCGCCTCGGCCGCTCCGGTCTCCAGCACCTGCCGCAGGCAGAACGCGTCTTCCAGGCCGGCCGCGTCGATCTCCCCGACCGTGCGTTCGGCCGGGGCCGGCAGCTGCTCGTTCACGAACGTGCCGCCGTAGCGGCCGCGCCGGGATTCCACGTAACCCGCGTCGGCCAGCGCGCGGATCGCCTCGCGCAGGGTCACCCGGCTCACCCCGAGCCGTTCGGCCAGCTCCCGCTCGGACGGCAGCCGGTCACCCGCCCCGACCACCCCGAGCCGGATCGCCTGCAACAGCCGCTCAACGGTCTCCTCGAAGGCGTTCCCGGCCCTCACCGGCCGGAACAGCGCCTCGTTCGCGCTCACCACCGAGGTCGATTCCACGGTCCGAGTCTAGGCGGTCTTATTGCAGAGAAGTATTTGCAAAGGATCCTCTGCGGTCTAGAGTGAGGCCATGGCCCTTGAACGCCGCACCCGGCAGCTCGACCCGCGCACCTTGCGCGCGCTGGCCCACCCGCTGCGGATGGAGCTGCTGGACCTGCTGACCGTCGAGGGCCCGGCCACCGCGACCGGGCTCGGCAAGCGGGTCGGCGAAAGCTCCGGGACCACGTCGTGGCATCTGCGCCAGCTGGCGGACGCCGGCCTGGTCGAGGAGGACCCCGGGCGCGGGTCGAAGCGCGAACGCTGGTGGAAGGCCGCGCAGGATTCGACGCGGATGGAACCGGAGGACTTCCTCGACGACCCGCGTACGGCCGGAACGATGCTGGCCTACATGCACCACTACCTCGACCAGAATTACCGCGAGCAAGCACAGGCCGTCGCGGATCTTCCGCGCTGGACGAAGGAATGGCGCGACAGCTCGACGTTGGGCCGCGCCGCACTGGAACTCACGCCCGGCGAAACCCGGCAGATGGTCGAAGAGATCGAAGCAGTCGTCGACCGCTACCGCCGTCCCGCCGCCCCCGGCGACGAAACCGTCATCGCGCATTGGGCGGCGTTCCCGCGTTCGGCCGACGAAACCACCTAGGGGGAATCCTGATGAAAGACTTCATGATCGAGTACGTCGCTGCCCGCCAGGCCGAACTGCGCGCCGCCGCCCGCCCGCAGCTGCGCCCGGTCCGCACCTCCCCGGCCCGGCAGCGACTCGGCTGGTGGCTGATGGAACTGGGCCTGCGCCTGGCCGCTCCCCCAGCCCCGGCCCCGGCCCCGGCCCCGAGATTCCGTGAAGGGCCCCTTCAGGGAATCTAAGTCCCTGAATGTTCCCCTCACGCGCGCCGAAGTCCCTGAAGGTTCCCCTCACGCACGCCGAAGTCCCTGAAGGGGCCCCTCACGGAACCCAAGTCCCTCAAGGTTCCCCTCACGCACGCCGAAGTCCCTGAAGGGGCCCCTCACGGAATCCAAGTCCCGCAAGGGGCCCCTCACGGACGGGAAGTCAGCACTCGATGACGTTCACGGCGAGCCCGCCGCGAGCGGTCTCCTTGTATTTCACGGACATGTCCGCACCGGTCTCGCGCATCGTCTTGATCGCCTTGTCCAGCGTCACCACGTGGCTGCCGTCGCCGCGCAACGCCATCCGGGACGCGTGGATGGCCTTCGACGCGCCCACCGCGTTGCGTTCGATGCACGGGATCTGCACCAGGCCGCCGACCGGGTCGCAAGTGAGGCCCAGGTGGTGTTCGACGCCGATCTCGGCGGCGTTCTCCACCTGCGCCGGCGTGCCGCCCTGCACCTCGGTCAGGCCGGCCGCGGCCATCGCCGACGCCGAGCCGACCTCGCCCTGGCAGCCGACCTCGGCGCCGGAGATCGACCCGGTCTGCTTGAGGATCGAGCCGATCGCGCCCGCGGTCAGCAAGAACGTGACGATGCCGTCGTCGGACGCGTCGCGCACGAACCGCTGGTAGTAGTGCAGCACCGCGGGAATGATCCCGGCCGCGCCGTTCGTCGGAGCGGTGACAACGCGCCCGCCCGCGGCGTTCTCCTCGTTGACGGCGAGCGCGTACAGGCTCACCCAGTCCATCGCGTACAACGGATCGTCCGCGCCGTCTTCAGCGAGCAGCTTGTCGTGCAGCGACTTCGCTCGCCGCGGCACCTTCAGCCCGCCGGGCAGCACACCTTCGTGCGTGTAGCCGTTGCGTACGCATTCGGCCATCACCTGCCAGATGCCGAGCAGGCCGTCTCGAACTTCTTCCTCGCTGCGCCAGGAAAGTTCGTTCTGCAGCATGATTTCGCTGATCGGCAGGCCAGTGTCCGAGCAGTGCTTCAGCAGGTCCGCGCCGGTGCGGAACGGGTACGGCACCGGTGTGGAATCCTCCACGAACACGGTGTCGGTCTCGTACGACTCGTCGCGCACGAAACCGCCGCCCACCGAGTAGTACGTGCGTTCCCGCAGCAGAGCGCCGTTCTCGCTGAACGCGCGGAACACCATGCCGTTCGGGTGCGCGGGCAGCGATTTGCGCCGGTGCATGGTCAGGTCGGCATCCTCGGCGAAGGCCACCTCGTGCGTGCCGCCGACGGAGAGCCGCCCGGACTCCCGGATCGCCGCGACCTTGGCAGCCACCGTGTCGGTGTCGACGTCCTCCGGCCGCTCGCCGGAAAGCCCGAGCAGCACCGCTTTGTCGCTGCCGTGGCCGAAGCCGGTCGCGCCGAGGGAGCCGAACAGCTCAGCTTCCACCCGCGCGACCTGGCTCAGCTCGCTGTCCTCGACGAGGCCGTCCACAAAGGTCTTGGCCGCCCGCATCGGGCCGACCGTGTGCGAACTGGACGGCCCGATGCCGATCGAAAACAGGTCGAAGACGCTGATCGCCATTGATCCGCCCCTTCTCTTAGTGTCTCGCCAGCACGCTGCTGGCTTCTTGTGCTGCTGGTCCTTCGGCGGTGAGGTGGGCCAGGTTTTCCGGGAGTTCCTCGCCCCGGTGCGCCTTCGTCTGGGCGTAGAGCCGGCCCGCCCGATACGACGACCGCACCAACGGACCCGCCATCACACCCGGGAACCCGATCCCCTCCGCAGTCCGCGCGTGCTCCACGAACTCCTCCGGCTTCACCCACCGGTCCACCGGATGATGCCGCGGCGACGGCCGCAGGTACTGGGTGATCGTGATGATCTCGCACCCCGCGTCAAACAACTCCCGCAACGCGACAGCGACCTCGTCCGGAGTCTCGCCCATCCCCAGAATCAGGTTCGACTTCGTCACCAGCCCCGCCGCACGAGCCTGCGTGATCACCTCCAGCGACCGCGCGTACCGGAAACCCGGCCGGATCCGCTTGAAAATCCGCGGCACCGTCTCCACGTTGTGCGCCAGCACCTCCGGCCGCGACCCGAACACCTCCGCCAGCTGACCCGGCTCCGCATTGAAGTCCGGAATCAACAACTCCACACCCGTGCCCGGGTTCAACGCGTGAATCTGCCGCACCGTCTCCGCATACAGCCACGCACCCCCATCAGCCAGGTCGTCCCGAGCCACCCCGGTGACCGTCGAATACCGCAACCCCATCGCCTGCACCGACTCCGCGACCTTCCGCGGCTCACTACGGTCCAACGCAGCAGGCTTGCCCGTATCGATCTGACAGAAATCACACCGCCGCGTGCACTGATCCCCACCGATCAAGAACGTCGCTTCCCGATCCTCCCAACACTCGTAAATGTTGGGACACCCCGCCTCCTCGCAAACCGTGTGCAGACCCTCCCGCCTCACCAAACCCTTCAGCTCAGTGAACTCCGGACCCATCCGCACCTTGGTCTTGATCCACGACGGCTTCTTCTCAATCGGCGTCTCACTGTTGCGGACCTCAAGCCGAAGCAGTTTGCGGCCTTCGGGCTGCGCGCTCATCGGCCGAGCTCCGCGTACAGCGGGTGCTTCTTGGCGAGCAGCTCGACGCGGGCGCGCAGCGCCTGCTGGGCCGCCTCGTCGAAGTCCGGCTTGAGCGTCTCGGCGATGATGTCGGCGACCTCGGTGAAGTCTTCGGCGCCGAAGCCGCGGGTGGCCAGCGCCGGGGTGCCGATCCGCAGGCCGGAGGTGACCATCGGCGGGCGCGGGTCGAACGGCACCGCGTTGCGGTTCACGGTGATGCCGACCTCGTGCAGCCGGTCTTCCGCCTGCTGGCCGTTCAGCTCCGAGTTGACCAGGTCGACCAGCACCAGGTGCACGTCGGTGCCGCCGGTGAGGACGCGGACGCCCGCCTCGGCGCAGTCGGTGCGCGACAGCCGGTCGGCGAGGATCTTCGCGCCCTGCAGCGTGCGCTCCTGGCGCTCGCGGAACCCGTCGGTGGCGGCGATCTTCAGCGCCACCGCCTTGGCCGCGATGACGTGCTCCAGCGGACCGCCCTGCTGCCCGGGGAACACCGCCGAGTTGATCTTCTTCGCCAGCTCCTCGCGGCACAGGATCAAGCCGCCGCGCGGGCCGCCCAGGGTTTTGTGCGTGGTGGTGGTGACGATGTCGGCGTGCGGAACCGGCGACGGGTGCAGTCCGGCGGCCACCAGGCCGGCGAAGTGCGCCATGTCGACCATCAGCTTGGCGTCGACCAGGTCGGCGATCCGGCGGAACTCGGCGAAGTCCAGCTGACGCGGGTAGGCCGACCAGCCGGCCACGATCAGCTTCGGCTTGTGCTCGACCGCCAGCCGCTCGATCTCGGCGACGTCGACGATCCCGGTCTCCTTGTCGACGTGGTAGGCGACCACGTTGTACAGCTTGCCGGAGAAGTTGATCTTCATCCCGTGCGTCAGGTGGCCGCCGTGCGCCAGGTCGAGGCCGAGGATGGTGTCGCCCGGCTTCAGCACCGCGAACATCGCCGCCGCGTTGGCCTGCGCGCCCGAGTGCGGCTGCACGTTCGCGTGCTCCGCGCCGAACAACGCCTTGGCCCGGTCGATCGCGAGCTGCTCGACCACGTCGACGTGCTCGCAGCCGCCGTAGTAGCGGCGGCCCGGGTAGCCCTCGGCGTACTTGTTGGTCAGCACCGAGCCCTGCGCCTCGAGCACGCCGACCGGCGCGAAGTTCTCCGAGGCGATCATCTCCAGGGTCGACTGCTGGCGGTGCAGCTCCGCGGCGACCGCCGCGGCGACCTCGGGATCGATCTCGGACAGGTGGGCGTCGAACGGGGAGGTCATCAGTTCTCCTGGGTCAGCTCGGCGTACGCGGAGGCGTCGAGCAGCTCCGGGACGTCGCCCGTGAGCCGCACCTTCAGCAGCCATCCTTCGGTGTACGGGTCCGAGTTGATGACCTCGGGGGTGTCCGATGTGGTCTCGTTCACCGCCACCACCTCGCCGCTCACCGGCGAGTACAGCTCGCTGACCGATTTGGTCGACTCGACCTCGCCGAAGACCTCGCCCGCGGTGACCGTGTCGCCGACTCCGGGCAGCTGCACGAACACGATGTCGCCGAGCGAGCCGGCCGCGAACGCGGTGATGCCCACCGTCGCGACGCCGTCCTCCACCGACAGCCACTCGTGTTCCTTGGTGTAGGACAGGTTCTGGGGGATGCTCACAGTTCTGGCTCTTTTCAGGCTCGGGAGTAGAAGGGCAGGGCGACGACCTCGACCGGCTCGACACGGCCCCGGATGTCGACGGACAGCGCGGTGCCGGGCTCGGCGTGCTCCCGGTCTACATACGCCATGGCGATCGGGTAGCCCAGCGTCGGCGACAGCGCGCCGCTGGTGATCTCCCCGATAGTGGCATCCCCGGCGAGCACGGCGTACCCGTGCCGCGGGGCGCGGCGGCCGGTGCCGCGCAGGCCGACCCGCACCCGCGGGACGTCGGCTTTGGCAAGCTCCGCCAGAGACGCGCGGCCCACGAAGTCGCCCGGCTTCTCGAACTTCACGACCCGGCCGAGACCAGCCGCGAACGGGTTCAGCTCGCGAGTGAGTTCGTTGCCGTACAACGGCATTCCGGCTTCCAGCCGCAGCGTGTCGCGGCAGGCGAGCCCGCACGGGACCAGGCCGTGCTCCTGGCCGGCCTCGGTCAGCAGCTGCCACAGCGCCGGGGCTTCGGCGGCCGGCACGAACAGTTCGAAGCCGTCCTCCCCGGTGTAGCCGGTGCGGGCCAGCAGCACGTCGTGCCCCTTCACGACCGCCGGGACGCTCGCGTAGTACTTGAGCGCGCCGAGGTCGGCATCGGTGACCGCGCCGAGCACCGCGACCGCGTTCGGGCCCTGCACCGCGATCAGCGCGGTGTCCGCCGACCGGTTCTCCACCACCGCGTCGAACCCGGCGACCCGCTCGGCCAGCGCGTCCGCGACCACGTCGGCGTTGCCGGCGTTGGCCACCACGAGGTACTCCTGGTCGGCGAGCCGGTAGACGACCAGGTCGTCCAGCACGCCGCCGTCGGCGTCGCAGATCATCGTGTACCGGGCCCGGCCCGGCTTCACGCCGGTCAGGTTGCCGACCAGCGCGTAGTCGAGCACGTCGGCGGCCTGCGGGCCGACCACGTGGATCTCGGCCATGTGCGACAGGTCGAACAGCCCGGCCGCCTCGCGGACCGCCTTGTGCTCGGCCAGTTCGCTGGCGTAGCGCACCGGCATCGACCAGCCCGCGAAGTCGGTGAACAGCGCGCCGAGGCCCCGGTGGACTTCGTGCAGAGAGGTTTCCTTGGACACGGGGCTCAGCCTTCGTAGGAGTCGAGGGGCGGGCAGGAGCAGACGAGGTTGCGGTCGCCGCGCGCCCCGTCGATGCGCCGCACGGGCGGCCAGTACTTGGTCTTGCGCGCCACGCCGACCGGGTACGCCGCGAGCTCGCGGTCGTAGTCCGCGGTCCACTCGCCGATGACCGACGACGCGGTGTGCGGCGCGCCGCGCAGCGGGCTGGTCTCGGCGGTCCAGCGGCCGGCGGCGACCTCGTCGATCTCGTGCCGGATGGCGATCATCGCCTCGCAGAACCGGTCGATCTCGGCCAGGTCCTCGCTCTCGGTGGGCTCGACCATGAGCGTGCCGGCGACCGGGAAGGACATGGTCGGCGCGTGGAAGCCGTAGTCGATGAGCCGCTTCGCGACGTCGTCGACGGTCACGCCGGTTTCCTTGGTGATGCCACGCAGGTCGAGGATGCACTCGTGGGCGACCAGGCCGTCCTGTCCGGTGTAGAGCACCGGGTAGTGCGGCGCCAGCCGGGCGGCGATGTAGTTGGCGGCCAGCACCGCGACCTTGGTGGCCTCGGTGAGCCCCGGCGCGCCCATCATCCGCACGTACGCCCAGGAGATCGGCAGGATCGAGGCCGAGCCGTACGGCGCGCCGCTGATCGGGCCGACTCCGGACTCCGGACCGGCCTGCGCCAGCAGCGGGTGGTTCGGCAGGTAGGGCGCGAGGTGCTCGCGGACCGCGACCGGGCCGACACCCGGTCCGCCGCCGCCGTGCGGGATGCAGAACGTCTTGTGCAGGTTCAGGTGCGACACGTCGCCGCCGAACTCGCCCGGCTTCGCCAGGCCCAGCAGCGCGTTGAGGTTCGCGCCGTCCACGTACACCTGGCCGCCGCCGTCGTGCACGATCTTGGCGAGCCGCTCGATGCCGTGCTCGTAGACGCCGTGCGTGGACGGGTAGGTGACCATGATCGCGGCCAGGTCGGCACTGTGCTCGTCCACTTTGGACTGCAGGTCTTCGAGGTCGACGTTGCCCTCGTTGGTGCACTTGACCACGACGACGCGCATTCCGGCGAGCACCGCGGACGCGGCGTTGGTGCCGTGCGCCGAGGACGGGATCAGGCAGACGTCGCGCTCGGGCTGGCCGTTCGCCCGGTGGTAGGCGCGGATGGCCAGCAGCCCGGCCAGCTCGCCCTGGCTGCCCGCGTTCGGCTGCAGCGACACCTGGTCGTAGCCGGTGACCTCGGACAGCCAGCCGGACAGCTGGCGGACCAGCTCGTGGTAGCCCTCGGCGTCTTCGGCCGGCGCGAACGGGTGGATGCCCGCGAACTCGCGCCAGCTGATCGGCTCCATTTCGGTGGTCGCGTTGAGCTTCATGGTGCAGGAGCCGAGCGGGATCATGCCGCGGTCGAGCGCGAAGTCCTGGTCGGCGAGGCGGCGCAGGTAGCGCAGCATCGAGGTCTCGGAGCGGTGCGAGTTGAACACCTGGTGGGTCAGGTAGCCGCTCTCGCGGACGAGACCGTTCGGGAGAGCCTGCGCGGCTTCCCACTCGCTGTCGACGCCGAAGGCGCGAAGCACCTTCGCGAGCGTGTCGGGACGCGTGACCTCGTCAACTGCGACGCGCACGTTGTCGGCATCGACGTGGCCGAGGTTGATGCCCGCCTCGCGCGCCGCCGCGTGGATCGCCTCCGCACGGCCCGGCACCTTCGCGACGACAGTGTCGAAGAACGCTTCGTGCGCGACCTCGACGCCGCCGGCGTGCAGCGCGTTCGCAAAGCCCGCGGCAAGCTCATGGACGCGCGTCGCGATCGCCTTCAGCCCCTCGGGGCCGTGGTAAACCGCGTACATCGATGCGAGCACCGCGGGAAGCACCTGCGCGGTGCAGATGTTGGAGGTCGCCTTCTCGCGACGGATGTGCTGCTCGCGCGTCTGCAGCGCGAGGCGGTACGCGGTGTTGCCGTCCGCGTCCACCGACACACCGACGAGACGGCCCGGCAGCGAGCGCTCGAGACCGGCGCGCACCGCCATGTAGCCGGCGTGCGGTCCGCCATAGCCCAGCGGCACACCGAAGCGCTGCGTGGAGCCGACAGCGACATCCGCGCCGAACTCGCCGGGCGCGGCGATCAGGGTGAGCGCCAGCAGGTCGGCAGCCACCGTGTACAGCGCGCCCGCGGCCTTCGCGGCCTCGGAAACCGCGTGGTAGAAACCGCGCCCGCGCAGCACGCCGGAC
This sequence is a window from Amycolatopsis benzoatilytica AK 16/65. Protein-coding genes within it:
- a CDS encoding winged helix-turn-helix domain-containing protein, with the translated sequence MALERRTRQLDPRTLRALAHPLRMELLDLLTVEGPATATGLGKRVGESSGTTSWHLRQLADAGLVEEDPGRGSKRERWWKAAQDSTRMEPEDFLDDPRTAGTMLAYMHHYLDQNYREQAQAVADLPRWTKEWRDSSTLGRAALELTPGETRQMVEEIEAVVDRYRRPAAPGDETVIAHWAAFPRSADETT
- a CDS encoding transglycosylase domain-containing protein encodes the protein MESDSESDQTAVVRPGKWRRIRRIAYCATGLAVGVPLIAFWIAYLLLDVRSPQDVLASLDKTVVLKYADGSDLLRIVPAGGDRRFVPFDQVPAKLRDAIVATEDPTFWDNAGFDPTGIGRAFLTGVGGGSGITQQYIKKSTGDEDSTLSRKMQELVLATKITQQQSKEQIFESYVNIISFGRNTFGPAAAMNAFFGRPLDDSITWSEAAFLAGMIQSPSVHDPAVSGDEHAAKRWRYVRDKLVERGYLKNADGMAYPGAEIKPPAETRVSVNYDQYHLKQQALAELEEAGFPLSRLQQGNLTVQTTLDPKLQAAAHASLDDRLKAAPAEFRGALVAIDPASGAVRAYDGGNNGVRDYAGTGHPLGSAFHPFTAAAGLASGMRLTDRLDEPARIEYLGEKFEYPAKCPQPCTVRSALASGATTPFISLARKVGVDAVSAAARSAGIPDEVDSTPTMREKDGVTIGSGIVVGRYPLRPLDVASAYATFAADGRHAPAHLVDKVLDQSGKVVWQYEKEPTATVAPEVARDVTEALRTTLPDGGSAALRTGESERGNSQDNQDAWAVGYTEKLAASVWIGTDDDRKLVDGDGTKVTGSGLPAEIWRSFLVQR
- a CDS encoding PLP-dependent aminotransferase family protein, whose amino-acid sequence is MDDYRVVADELAADIEAGRLRPGDRLPPQRRFARERGIAGSTAARVYGELVRRGLAVGEVGRGTFVRAARPGPEPALSEPGDARIDLELNFAVLPSQSPKLARALEPVLRADVFTDALHPLGAAATKQVREAAVAMLSRGSWAPDPESVLVAGNGRQGIAAALSAFVPTGERLAVESLTYPVVKAAATRLGIELVPIETDSHGLVPAALAAAAPVRALYVQPTLHNPLGITMPPARRAELAEVVRRLDLPVVEDGIYTFLRPDTEPLASLMPERTVFVDSLSKRVAPGLTAGFLVVPPAWLPRLASAIRSGGWTASRFSAEAARRWITGGVLAEVEAAKRADAAVRAEIVADRLAGFRVRGDAAAYHRWWELPEQWRAETFVAAAARRGIALSPAAAFSVVPGHAPNAVRIAVSAPAQETLGSALQVLAALAAGSPEDALAE
- a CDS encoding FadR/GntR family transcriptional regulator, which codes for MESTSVVSANEALFRPVRAGNAFEETVERLLQAIRLGVVGAGDRLPSERELAERLGVSRVTLREAIRALADAGYVESRRGRYGGTFVNEQLPAPAERTVGEIDAAGLEDAFCLRQVLETGAAEAAAARTLSPADRQHLTSTLAEAATADLADYRRKDSRLHLAIAEVTGSASLTGALADARTRINQLLDRIPLLEPNLEHSNAQHAAIVDAILAGDPAAARHAMAEHIEGTASLLRAFLS
- a CDS encoding ABC transporter ATP-binding protein is translated as MVQTTRLHAEDLTLAYDGRTVAERLGVVIPDQSFTVIVGPNACGKTTLLRALARMLKPRTGAVYLDGEVISSYGAKEVARRLGLLPQSSIAPDGITVADLVARGRYPHQKLLRQWSREDATVVAGSMRATGVDDLAERLVDELSGGQRQRVWMAMALAQQTDLLLLDEPTTYLDIAHQLDLLDLCATLHSEQGRTLVAVLHDLNHAARYATHLIAMRDGKVLATGTPEEVVTAENVERIFELPCRVMECPESGSPMVIPKVSRRAA